From a single Gaiellales bacterium genomic region:
- a CDS encoding ATP-binding protein, with protein sequence MSAVDVCASHLAGLGYATMVELVVMVGLQGAGKSTWVREQIADTHVVVSKDHWPNARRREARQRRTVDALLSTGHDVVVDNTNPALEDRAPLIAAARANGASVRAVYLPTPLELCLARNESRMGRARVPLVGVLATDRRLVPPSRGEGFDDVEVVRA encoded by the coding sequence GTGAGCGCCGTCGACGTGTGCGCGAGCCACCTGGCTGGTCTCGGGTACGCCACCATGGTGGAACTGGTGGTGATGGTCGGCCTGCAGGGCGCGGGGAAGTCGACGTGGGTGCGGGAGCAGATCGCGGACACCCACGTCGTCGTGAGCAAGGACCACTGGCCGAACGCGCGGCGCCGTGAGGCGCGGCAGCGCCGGACCGTCGACGCGCTGCTGTCGACCGGTCACGACGTCGTGGTCGACAACACGAACCCCGCGCTGGAGGATCGCGCGCCGCTGATCGCGGCCGCCCGGGCGAACGGAGCGAGCGTGCGGGCGGTCTACCTGCCGACGCCCCTCGAGCTCTGTCTGGCTCGCAACGAGAGCCGGATGGGCCGGGCGCGGGTGCCGCTCGTGGGGGTGCTCGCCACGGACCGGAGGCTGGTCCCGCCGTCGAGAGGCGAGGGTTTCGACGATGTCGAGGTCGTCCGGGCTTGA